From a single Leopardus geoffroyi isolate Oge1 chromosome E1, O.geoffroyi_Oge1_pat1.0, whole genome shotgun sequence genomic region:
- the ITGA2B gene encoding integrin alpha-IIb, giving the protein MARAVRPLHALWLLEWVQLLLGPDAVPPAWALNLDPVQLTFYTGPNGSHFGFSLDFYKDSRGSVAIVVGAPRTRGRSQEETGGVFLCPWRTEGGQCTSLPFDLNDETRHVGSQTFQTFKAGQGLGASVVSWNNNIVACAPWQHWNALEKTEEAEKTPVGGCFVAQLQTGYRAEYSPCRANTMSRGYVTNPFTQDKRYCEAGFSSAVTQAGELVLGAPGGYFFLGLLARAPIADIVSSYRPGTLLWNVPTQRFSTDYNNPVYFDGYRGYSVAVGEFDGDINTTEYVLGAPTWSWTLGAVEILNSYHQTLHRLHGEQMASYFGHSVAVTDVNGDGRHDLLVGAPLYMESRADRKLAEVGRVYLFLQPRGHHPLGAPSVLLTGTQLYGRFGSAIAPLGDLDRDGYNDVAVAAPYGGPSGRGQVLVFLGQSEGLSSRPSQILDSPFPTGSGFGFSLRGGTDIDDNGYPDLLVGAYGANQVAVYRAQPVVMANVQLLVQDSLNPAVKNCVLPQTQTPVSCFNIQMCVGVTGHSIPQKLPLLAELQLDRQKPRQGRRVLLLNSQQAGTTLHLDLGGRHSPICHSTMAFLRDEADFRDKLSPIVLSFNVSLQPEKDGIAPELVLHGDTHVQQQTRIILDCGEDDLCVPQLQLTANVMGSPLLIGADNVLELQMDAVNEGEGAYEAELVVHLPPGTHYMRAIGNIEGFERLICNQKKENETKVVLCELGNPMKKNARIGITMLVSVGDLEEAGEHVSFWLQIRSKNSQNPNSEAVLLEVPVRAKAHMELRGNSFPASLLMVAEEGNGENNSDSWGPKVEHTYELHNNGPSTVSGLHLSLSFPSQSQPSDLLYILDIQPQGGLQCSPQPAPNPLKLDWGLPTPSPSPNYTGHHKRDRRQALLPGSNQPSRLQDPVRLSCDSVPCTVVQCELQEMARGQRAMVTVLAFLWLPSLQQRPLDQFVIKSKAWFNVSSLPYSVPALSLPSGEVAVETQLLRVLEERDIPIWWVLLGVLGGLLLLTVLVLAMWKVGFFKRVRPPLEEDEEEE; this is encoded by the exons ATGGCCAGAGCTGTGCGTCCACTTCatgccctctggcttctggagTGGGTGCAGCTGCTCTTGGGACCCGATGCTGTCCCTCCAGCCTGGGCCTTGAACCTGGACCCAGTGCAGCTCACCTTCTACACAGGCCCCAATGGCAGCCACTTTGGGTTTTCGCTGGACTTCTACAAGGACAGCCGTGGGAG CGTGGCCATCGTGGTGGGCGCCCCGAGGACCCGGGGCCGCAGCCAGGAGGAGACGGGCGGCGTGTTCCTGTGCCCCTGGAGGACCGAGGGCGGCCAGTGCACCTCGCTGCCCTTCGACCTCA ATGATGAGACCCGACACGTAGGCTCCCAAACCTTCCAAACTTTCAAGGCCGGGCAAGGACTGGGGGCGTCGGTCGTCAGCTGGAACAACAACATTGTG GCCTGCGCCCCCTGGCAGCACTGGAACGCCCTAGAAAAGACAGAGGAGGCTGAGAAGACGCCCGTAGGTGGCTGCTTCGTGGCTCAGCTCCAAACCGGCTACCGCGCGGAGTACTCGCCCTGTCGGGCTAACACCATGAGCCGGGGTTACGTGACAAATCCCTTTA CCCAAGACAAGCGCTACTGCGAAGCGGGCTTCAGCTCCGCGGTCACTCAG GCTGGAGAGCTGGTGCTTGGGGCCCCTGGCGGCTATTTTTTCTTAG GTCTCCTGGCGCGAGCTCCTATTGCCGATATCGTCTCGAGTTaccgcccaggcaccctcttGTGGAACGTGCCCACCCAGCGCTTCTCCACAGACTACAACAACCCAGTGTACTTCGACGGCTACCGGG GGTACTCGGTGGCCGTGGGCGAGTTCGACGGGGATATCAACACTACAG AGTATGTCTTAGGCGCCCCCACCTGGAGCTGGACCCTGGGAGCG GTGGAAATTTTGAACTCGTACCACCAGACGCTGCACCGGCTGCACGGAGAGCAG ATGGCTTCGTATTTCGGGCACTCGGTGGCCGTCACTGATGTCAACGGGGACGG GAGGCACGACCTGCTGGTGGGCGCGCCACTGTACATGGAGAGCCGCGCTGACCGCAAACTGGCCGAGGTGGGGCGTGTGTACTTGTTCCTGCAGCCTCGCGGTCACCACCCACTGGGCGCCCCCAGCGTTCTGCTGACGGGCACACAGCTCTACGGGAGATTCGGCTCCGCCATCGCGCCTCTGGGCGACCTCGACCGGGATGGCTACAACG atGTTGCAGTGGCCGCCCCCTATGGGGGTCCCAGTGGTCGGGGCCAAGTGCTGGTGTTCCTGGGTCAGAGTGAGGGGCTTAGCTCACGCCCCTCCCAGATCCTGGAcagccccttccccacaggcTCTGGCTTCGGCTTCTCCCTGCGAGGTGGCACAGACATCGATGACAAcggatacccag ACCTACTGGTAGGAGCTTATGGGGCTAACCAGGTGGCTGTGTACAG AGCTCAGCCAGTGGTGATGGCCAATGTGCAGCTGCTGGTGCAAGATTCACTGAATCCTGCTGTGAAGAACTGTGTCCTGCCCCAGACCCAGACACCAGTGAGCTG CTTTAACATCCAGATGTGTGTAGGAGTCACTGGGCACAGCATTCCTCAGAAGCTGC CCCTACTCGCTGAGCTGCAGCTGGACCGGCAGAAGCCTCGCCAGGGCCGGCGGGTGCTACTGCTGAATTCTCAACAGGCGGGCACCACCCTGCATCTGGACCTGGGCGGGAGGCACAGCCCCATCTGCCACTCCACCATGGCCTTCCTCCGG GATGAGGCTGACTTCCGGGACAAGCTGAGCCCCATCGTGCTCAGCTTCAATGTGTCCCTGCAGCCGGAGAAGGACGGAATAGCCCCCGAGCTCGTGCTTCACGGGGACACCCATGTCCagcagcag ACCCGCATCATCCTGGACTGCGGAGAGGATGATCTGTGTGTGCCCCAGCTCCAGCTCACCGCCAACGT GATGGGCTCCCCACTCCTCATTGGAGCCGACAATGTGCTGGAGCTACAGATGGATGCAGTCAATGAGGGAGAGGGGGCCTACGAGGCCGAGCTGGTTGTGCACCTGCCCCCAGGTACCCACTACATGAGGGCCATCGGCAACATTGAG GGCTTTGAGAGACTCATCTGTaaccagaagaaagagaatgagaccaAGGTGGTGCTGTGTGAGCTGGGCAACCCGATGAAGAAAAATGCCAGG ataGGAATCACGATGTTGGTGAGCGTGGGGGACCTGGAAGAGGCTGGGGAGCATGTGTCCTTCTGGCTGCAGATCAGAAG caagaATAGCCAGAATCCAAACAGCGAGGCTGTGCTGCTGGAGGTACCAGTCCGGGCAAAGGCCCACATGGAACTGCGAGG GAACTCCTTTCCAGCTTCCTTGCTGATGGTGGCGGAAGAAGGCAACGGGGAGAACAACTCGGACAGCTGGGGCCCCAAAGTTGAGCACACCTATGAG CTCCATAACAATGGCCCCAGCACTGTAAGTGGCCTCCACCTCAGCCTTAGCTTTCCCAGCCAGTCCCAGCCCTCTGACCTGCTCTACATCTTGGATATACAGCCTCAGGGGGGGCTTCAATGCTCCCCACAGCCGGCTCCTAACCCCCTCAAG CTGGACTGGGGGCTGCCtacccccagcccttcccccaaTTACACGGGGCATCACAAGCGGGACCGCAGACAGGCCCTCCTGCCAGGGTCCAACCAGCCCTCCAGGCTTCAGGATCCCGTTCGCCTG AGCTGCGACTCAGTGCCCTGTACAGTGGTGCAGTGTGAGCTACAGGAGATGGCACGAGGGCAGCGGGCCATGGTCACGGTGCTGGCCTTCCTGTGGCTGCCCAGCCTCCAGCAG aGGCCACTGGATCAGTTCGTGATAAAGTCAAAAGCTTGGTTCAACGTCTCCTCCCTTCCTTACTCTGTGCCCGCCCTCAGCCTGCCCAGTGGAGAAGTTGCG GTCGAGACGCAGCTGCTTCGTGTCTTGGAGGAGAGAGACATTCCAATCTGGTGGGTGCTGTTAGGCGTATTGGGCGGCCTGCTGTTGCTCACGGTCCTGGTCCTGGCCATGTGGAAG GTTGGCTTCTTCAAGCGTGTTCGGCCACCACtagaagaagatgaagaggaggagTGA